Sequence from the Ereboglobus luteus genome:
CGGGTGATTCCGGATTTGCCGAGCTTGAGCACCGGCTCGAGCGTCTGCCCGATGCCGCGAAGCTTTTTTCTCTGCGCGCCCGTGAGTGGAAAGTCATACATGGTTTCGAAGAAATTTTCTGAAATAGAATCAGTCGAAAAAATTGATTGGCAATTCGCGAAATGCGCCCGGCTCAATGCCGTCCAAGTCGAGCGGGCCGAACTTTTCGCGATGCAGCGCGAGCACCTCGCTGCCCTGGCTCGCCAGCATCCGGCGCACCTGGTGGTAACGCCCCTCGGTGAGCGTCAGCTCCGCCGTATTCGGATTTAGGATACGCAACTGGGCGGGCAGGCATGGCTGCTTTTCGCCGTCAAGCACGAGCGAGCCCGATGCAAACAACCCGACTGCCTCCGGCGGAACCGGGTTCGCGACAGTCGCGCGATAAACTTTCGGCACCTTGTGCTTTGGCGACGTGAGCCGGTGCACGAGCGCGGTTTGATCGGTCAGCAGAATCAAGCCGCTGGTGTCCTTGTCGAGCCGCCCGACACTCGTCACCTGCGGATTGCGCGCGCGCCAGCGCGGGGGCAACAGTGAATAGACATTCGGGCCCTCGCGCGGATCGTGCGAGCACACAAGGCCGGTGGGCTTGTTGAGCACGACAAGAATCCCCTCGGGATGATCCAGCGGCGCGCCATCAACGAGCACATTTGCCGGGTCAACTTTTGCAGAGGTGTCGCGCAACACCCCGTCCGAATCGCGCAGCGTCACCGCGTGCGTTTTCAGAAACAGTCGCGCCTCGCTGCGCGAGCAGTAACCGAGGCTGGCAAGAATTTGGTCGAGTCGACGGCGCATGGCGGGTGATATTTTTTAAAAAGATGTAAACAAAACGCCGAGGCTGACAACGATTGTTGCGCGCCGGGCCGTTGCAATTTGATTATTCTTTTTTGATGAGCCACTCTCCGCCAACTTTCCAGAGCCCAAACCAAAACATGCCGACATTATGATTCCAATGACGCCCGACCAACCATGAAAATCAGACTCCATATTTGGATTTTCCTGCTCCTCGCTATGACCAGCAACGCCGAACAACCCCAGCCGCCAATCAAAACCAACCCGCTCACCCCCGAGGAGGCGCGGGTGATTCTCAACAAGGGCACGGAGCAGGCGTTCAGCGGCAAATATTACAAGTTCGGCGACAAGGGCGTTTACACCTGCAAACATTGCGACGCGATCCTGTTCCGCTCGTCCGACAAGTTTGACTCCGAATGCGGCTGGCCGAGTTTCGACAACGACATCCCCGGAGCCGTGAAAAAAACTCCCGACGCCGACGGCAGGCGCACGGAAATCGTCTGCAATCGTTGCGGCGGCCACCTCGGCCACGTTTTTCACGGCGAGCGTTTTACGGAAAAAAACACGCGCTACTGCGTCAACTCGATCTCGCTCAATTTTGTGCCGTCATCGAAAATGAAAGTTGAGAAGGCCTATTTTGCCGCCGGGTGTTTTTGGGGCGTTGAGTATTATCTGGAAAGGGCAAAGGGCGTGGTCGCGACAACCGTCGGCTACATGGGCGGAATGACCAAGAATCCAACCTACAGGCAAGTGAGTGCCGGCGGCACCGGTCACATCGAAACGGTCGAGGTTGTTTACGATCCGCTGCAAACCGATTTCGAGTCGCTCGCCCGCCTCTTCTTCGAGATCCACGATCCCACGCAAACAGACCGGCAGGGGCCCGACATCGGCGAGCAATACCGCGGCGCGATTTTTTATCTCAACGACGGGCAAAAAAACACCGCGGAAAAATTGATCCGCCTCCTGAGGAACAAGGGCCTGAACGTCGTGACCAAACTGGAGGCCGCGCCAACATTCTGGAAGGCGGAGGATTATCACCAGCAATACTACGACAACAACGGCAAACAACCCTACTGCCACGCCTACACAAAACGCTTTTGAAAAACGGCCGCGCCACATTGTAAACAGGTCAAAAAGCGTTAACTTTTTTTATTTAATTTTCGCAAGCACGACATGGATCAGTCCCACATAACCTCCACCAACGCCCCCGACGCGGCGCCCCGCGCATGCGCGTCGGCCTTTGACCTTGATTTGGTGCGCAAGTATTCCCATGTCGCGGCCCCCCGTTACACATCCTATCCGCCCGCAACCAAATTTTCAGAGGACCTGGCCTTGCTGCGCGCCGGGGACGCGATCGCCGAGGACAACAATCCCGCCGCGGACGCCGAAGGCGGGCAGCCGCTCTCGCTGTATTTTCACCTGCCGTTTTGCGAGTCGCGCTGCTGGTATTGCGGATGCACGGCGGTGATCACGCGCGACCAAGGCGCGGCGGACGCCTACCTGGACGACCTCGCGCGCGAACTGGAACTGGTCACGAGCAAAATCGACCGTCGGCGCAAGGTCGCGCAACTGCACCTCGGCGGCGGCTCGCCCACCTTTTTCACGCCCGACCAACTGCGACGCCTGAACGGCCTCGTGCGCGCGCACTTCGCCTATGCGCCGGATGCCGAGGTGAGCGTTGAAATTGATCCGCGCAAATTTTCGCAAGAGCATGTGCACGCGCTGCGCGAAATGGGCGCGACGCGCGCCTCGCTCGGCATACAAGACACCAACCGCCGCGTTCAGCTCGCGATCCACCGCTACCAGCCAAACACCCTGAACCGGCAGGCCGTCGCATGGCTGCGCGAGCAGGGTTTCACATCGATCAACTTCGACCTGATCTACGGGCTGCCGTTGCAAACCGCCGCATCCTTCGAGCGCACGCTGGACGATGTGCTCGCGCTTTCGCCCGACCGATTCTCGATCTTCAGTTACGCGCACATCCCCTGGATAAAACCCGCGCAACGCATTTTCGAGGACCGCGGGCAGCTTCCCGGAGCCGAGGAAAAACTGGCCATGTTTGCGCTCGCGCACAAGCAGCTCACCGGCGCCGGTTTTGTGGACATCGGGCTGGATCATTTTGCAAAACCCGACGACGAACTCGCCGCGGCGCTGCGCAACGGCACGCTGCAACGCAATTTTCAAGGCTACAGCACGAAGGCCGGAACATCGCTCTATGCGTTCGGCATGTCGGCGATTTCGCAAACCCGCACCGCATACTGGCAAAACACAAAGGACCTCGCCGCCTACCGCTCGATTCTCGCCGGCGGACGCCTGCCGGTGGCGCGCGCCCTGTGCCTCAGTGCCGAGGACCAGCGCCGTCGCACGATCATCATGCGCATCATGTGCAACCGCCAAATCGACTTCGCCTCGATGTCGGCGGAGCTGGGCGTTGACTTTGCGCAAACCTACGCCTGCGAACTCGCCTCGATGTCGGATTTGGTAGCCGATGGAATCGTGCGACTGACCTCCGACAAATTGGAAATCACACCAGTGGGCGTTCCGCTGCTGCGCCTGGCCGCCATGCGTTTCGACACCACGCTTGCCAAGCCGGCCGGCCCGGACGACTCCGCCCCGCCAATGCACGCGCGGGTAATCTGACGCAGAATTTTTTACACGCTGGCTGGCGTTGGGGCACCCTTGTTTGCATGGAGTGCAAAACGCCTGCCGCAAAAACGCCGGTTTGCCTTCTCCCAAAAAACGCTTAATTTTCCCGCATCATGAACCTCAAGACACTCATCGACGAAACGGCCAATCGTGCGGATGAAACGCTCGATGGTTGCACGAACCCATCGGAAGCCCGTTCGATCTTGCTCGAATTGCTCGCAGCCGAGCATCCGGAACTTCAGCAAGCCGACCTCCGAAAAATCGCCGAACAGGTCACTGTGATTCTCACCAACGAAGGATTCTTCGAAAGCGGCCCCGGCAGCGGCGGATGGGGAAGCAGCGACGATGACGACGAAAGCGACGGTTTGGCCGAGGACGAATAATATTCGGAACCCGGTTCCCCATAAAAAAGTTTGCAGCAAACGCACTTGGATCCTCTTGCGGCGCACTCATTTTCGCGACACCCCGCATTTCATCCTTTAACCCTGCGCGTGGACGCTCATTTTTGACGGTTCCGAAATGAGAATCCGTTTTTCCCAGCGCATCCTGTTCACCGCATTCGCACTTTTCCTGTTCGCCGCATCGCAACCGGCACTCCACGCCGCGCCCAAAAAATCAGCCAAGCCCGCCGCCGCGCCGGCCGTTTACAAGGGTGCCATCACCATCAATGTGCAGGACGGCTCCGTGCTCTTCGAGGATAACGCCGATATTATCAACCCGCCCGCCAGCATCACGAAACTGATGACCTTTCTTGTCGTGCATGACGCAATCAAGGCCGGCCAAATCTCGCTCGACACACCCGTCACCGTCACCGCCGAGGACAGCCGGCTCGGAGGCACGCAAGTCTGGCTCAAGGAAAAGGAGGTCTTCCCCGTCGAGGAACTGCTCTACGCACTCATGATTCACTCCGCCAACGACTGCGCAAATGCCCTTGCGCGCGCCACGGCCGGCTCGCGCGCCGCGTTTGTCGAGCGCATGAACATACGCGCCCGCCAGCTCGGCATGACAAACACCACCTTCGTCACTCCCCACGGCCTTCCGCCGGCCAGCCGCAAAATCAGTGAGGGAGACCTCTCCACCCCGCGCGATATCGCCCTGCTCTCCCGCCATCTCATCGCCCACACCGATATCCTCAAATACACCTCGGTGCGGTTGCGCAAATTCGGCGTGAATACGCGTCCGCAAAAATCACAAACCGACATGGTCAATCACAACAAGCTCCTCGGCAAAGTCCCGGGGGTGGACGGGCTCAAAACCGGATTCACCAACGGCGCCGGGTTCTGCCTCTCCGCCACCGCCGAGCGCGACGGACGCCGCGTGATAGTCGTTTCCATGGGCACGCCAAACCGCGTTGCGCGCGACGCGAAAATCGCCGAGCTCATCGAATCCGCCTTCGCCAAACTTTCCGAAATCCCCCTCTCGCCCGTTTCGGCCATCGCGGCGCCATCGCCTGTCGCGCCGACACCCGAGCCGCAATCCGCCCCCGCCCCGGCGCCCGTCACCGAGCCCGCGCAACCCGACGACATCCCGAGAATCGTCTTCCCTCGCCGGGCGGCTCCGGCAAGTCGCGCAAAAAATAACACGCGCGCCACCATTACAGGCTCGCCACACTCCGCATTCCGCATTCCACATTCCGCATTCAATTATGTTTATCGACGAATGTGTAATCAAAGCCCAAGCCGGTGACGGCGGACGCGGCTGCATCAGCTTCCGCCGCGAAAAATACGAACCCTGGGGCGGCCCCAACGGCGGCGACGGCGGGCGCGGCGGCGACATCGTGCTCCTCGGCGATGTGAACACCAACAATCTCATCGACTACAAATACAAGCCCCACTGGAAGGGCGAGCGCGGCGAGCACGGCATGGGCTCCGACTGCAACGGACGCGAAGGCCGCTCCGCCATTTTGAAAATGCCGCTCGGCACCGTCGTCATCAACGAGGAGACCGGCAAGGCCGTCGCCGAGATCGTGCACGAAGGCGAGCGCATCGTGCTTTGCAAGGGCGGCAACGGCGGCTGGGGCAACACCCGTTTCAAAAGCTCCACCAACCGCGCCCCCAAGCGCGCCAACCCCGGCGCGCCCGGCGAGGGCGGCACGTTCCGGCTTGTCCTCAAAAGCATCGCCGACATCGGCCTTGTTGGATTTCCCAACGCCGGCAAATCCTCGCTCACGAGCAAAATCACCAAGGCGCACCCCAAGACCGCCGCGTATCCTTTCACAACGCTGCACCCGCAGATCGGCGTCATCGAATACAACGACCTGAAAACGCAGGACCGCCTGCTCATCGCCGACGTGCCCGGCCTCATCGAGGGCGCGAGCGAAAACCGCGGCCTCGGTCATCGCTTCCTGCGCCACATCGAGCGCTGCACGCTGCTCATGTTCCTGATCGACATGGCGGGCACCGACGCCCGCGACCCGCGCGACGACTACGCCACGCTCCTCAAGGAACTAAAGCTCTACGATCCGGCGCTTGCGAAAAAAGCGCGCATTGTCGTCGCCAACAAAATGGACATCCCCGAGGCCGAAAAGAACCTGAAGAAGTTCAAGACCCGGCACAAAGTGGACATCCTGAAAATCTCCTGCCTGACCGGCGACGGCTTGGACAAGTTGAAGAAGGAACTCCTCAAGCGCGTCCGCAAGGCCAAGCCAAGTGGCAAATGAACCGCAAGCCACGGCGGGATGTTGCGTAAGCGCCAACCTCACCAAACCTGATTTTCAAAAAACACCCATTACGGCATAATGGGCGGGATTGATGCGGGAGGACCGGATATGGATTTCGCCCAAGCAAAACGGGCAAATCCCGCGGGCTTCTTGACCGTGCGAAGAAAAACGATTCCTTTGACGCGCATGTCACCCAAATTACCTCTGATTCAAACGACGCTTGGCGTGTGCGCTTTTGCGGCGAGTGCCGTGTCAATTCCCGCGGCATCCCAACCGAAAAATATCGTTTTGATGCTTGTTGACGACCTCGGCTGGGGCGACACCGGGCCTTATGGCGGGAGATTTGCGGAGACGCCAAATTTCGACCGTCTTGCCAAGGAAGGAATGCGATTCACCAACGCCTACGCGCCCGCGCCGATTTGCTCGGCAACCCGCGCCGCCATCATGACGGGAAAATCCCCGGCACGGTTGAATTTCGAATTTGTTATTCAGGCGCGCGGTTCCAAGCCGCCGCCCGGCACCGTTTTGAGGCAACCCGATTTCCCTCGTTTTCTTGATCCGGCGGAAACCAGCATGGGCGATGTGATGGGGGCTGCCGGTTATGTCACCGGATATTTTGGAAAGTGGCATCTTTCGGAGCACGGGGTTCCCGGAAACGAACGCTATCTCGGCTACGGCAGCCAGGGGCCGGACAAACAAGGTTTTGTCCATGTAAACGAGGAGCGAGGCAGCCATCCCTACAGTTACCCGAAAGGAAAAAAGAACCGTCCGGGATACGGCGATTTTAAGGAGGGCGAGTTCGCGCCCGACCTTCTTACCGACAGGATGATCGATTTTTTGAGAGCGCACCGGGATGAAAAATTCTTTCTCTGCCTTTCGCATTATTATGTGCACGCCCCCATTCACACCCGCTGCGAATGGTTGATTAAAAAATACAAGGCCAAGGCCGCCCGCATGGGTTTGCAGATGGACAAGGAACACATCGAGTATGCCGCTTTTGTGGAAACGATGGATCATCTTGTCGGGCGCGTGCTGGACGAGATGGACTCGCTTGGCCTGGCACAAAACACCCTGTTCGTCCTGATGTCCGACAATGGCGGCGATCCCCGTTTTGCCGACAATGGCGGATTGCGCGGCGGCAAGTGGACGCTCTACGAGGGCGGCACCCGAGTGCCGTTGATGGCTCGCTGGCCCGGAATAATCGACGCAGGCTCCGTCAACGACACACCCGTGATCGGCACCGATTTTATGGCGACATTTTGCGAGGCCTTGGGCGTTAAAAAACCGGCGAGCGCGGTGGACAGCATGAGCTTCCTGCCCCTTCTCACCGGCAAGGCAAAGGCCCTGCCGAGGGACACACTGACATGGCATTTCCCCTTCTATCACCCGCGGGTCACCGGAACCAAGCCGATCTCCTCCATCAGAAAAGGAGACCTGAAACTCATTTATTTCTACGAGGATGATCGCCTTGAACTTTTTGACCTCAAAAACGATCCCCTCGAAAAGAATGATCTGTCGTCCCTCAAAACACAAATTGCCGCCAACATGAAAAAAACACTGCTCGACACGCTCAACGCGCAAGGCGCGCGGTTTCCGACGAAGCGCGAGTAGGCGAAGTTGAGCCGTCCTCGTCTCCGTTCGCGTTGCGGCAAGAGTATGTCCGGTTTATTTTTTGCTCAAAATGCGACTGAAAAAACCAAAACGGCAGCCCTGAGCAGGGCTGCCGTTTTGGTTTTAATATGTATTTCGATCAAACTTTCGAACCACGCTCAGCGTTTCAGGTTGGCGCAAAACGCGGCCAGGCGCTCAACGCCTTTCTTGATCATCTCGTCGCTCGTCGCGTAGCTGAGACGCAGGTAACCCTCCGCGCCGAACGCGCTGCCAAACACCGCCGCGACCTTTTGCTGTTCGAGCAGTTTTTCGCAGAATTCAGCCGAGGAAAGGCCGAACTTGCTGATGTTCGGGAACAGATAAAACGCGCCTTGCGCAAGCAGGCACGAAATGCCGGGGATTTTGTTTATCTCGGCGTGCAGGTATTTGCGGCGGCGATCAAATGCCGCCATCATCGCCTCAACGGCCGCCTTCGTTTTTTCCTTTTCGGTGAGCGCCGCAAGCGCGCCGTATTGGGCGAAGGTCGTGGCGTTCGAGCTTGTCTGGCTTTGGATTTCCGCAACGGCCTTGGCAATTGGCGCGGGCGCGACAAGCGTGCCAAGGCGCCAGCCCGTCATCGAGTAGGTTTTTGAAAATCCGGACACCGTGATCGTGCGCGCAGCGGCTTCCGCCGAGAAGGTCGCGGGCGACACATGCTTGGCGCCGTCGTAGATGAGATGCTCGTAGATCTCGTCGGACATCACGTAGAGGTTGTGCTTGAGGGCGACGGCCATGATCGCCTCCATCTCGGCGCGAGTGTAAACGGCTCCGGTCGGATTCGAGGGAGAGTTGATGATGATGAGTTTTGTCTTCGGCGTGACGGCGGCCTCGACTTGCGCGGCGGTCAGGCGGAACCCGGTCGTGTCGTCGGCAAGCACGATCTTGGGCGTCGCGCCGGCGAGCTTGATCATTTCGGGATAGCTCACCCAATACGGCGCGGGGAGGATCACCTCGTCGCCGGGCGAGCACACGGCCATGATCGCAAGGTAGCAGGAAAATTTGCCGCCGGGCGAAACAACAACCTGCGCGGGCGTGAAGTTGAGGCCGGCGCGCGCGGCGTAGTCCGCGGCAATGGCCTCGCGAAGCGGCAGGATGCCGGGCGTGGGCGCGTATTTGGTTTTGCCGGACTTGAGCGCGGCGATGCACGCC
This genomic interval carries:
- the hemN gene encoding oxygen-independent coproporphyrinogen III oxidase gives rise to the protein MDQSHITSTNAPDAAPRACASAFDLDLVRKYSHVAAPRYTSYPPATKFSEDLALLRAGDAIAEDNNPAADAEGGQPLSLYFHLPFCESRCWYCGCTAVITRDQGAADAYLDDLARELELVTSKIDRRRKVAQLHLGGGSPTFFTPDQLRRLNGLVRAHFAYAPDAEVSVEIDPRKFSQEHVHALREMGATRASLGIQDTNRRVQLAIHRYQPNTLNRQAVAWLREQGFTSINFDLIYGLPLQTAASFERTLDDVLALSPDRFSIFSYAHIPWIKPAQRIFEDRGQLPGAEEKLAMFALAHKQLTGAGFVDIGLDHFAKPDDELAAALRNGTLQRNFQGYSTKAGTSLYAFGMSAISQTRTAYWQNTKDLAAYRSILAGGRLPVARALCLSAEDQRRRTIIMRIMCNRQIDFASMSAELGVDFAQTYACELASMSDLVADGIVRLTSDKLEITPVGVPLLRLAAMRFDTTLAKPAGPDDSAPPMHARVI
- a CDS encoding bifunctional methionine sulfoxide reductase B/A protein, which produces MKIRLHIWIFLLLAMTSNAEQPQPPIKTNPLTPEEARVILNKGTEQAFSGKYYKFGDKGVYTCKHCDAILFRSSDKFDSECGWPSFDNDIPGAVKKTPDADGRRTEIVCNRCGGHLGHVFHGERFTEKNTRYCVNSISLNFVPSSKMKVEKAYFAAGCFWGVEYYLERAKGVVATTVGYMGGMTKNPTYRQVSAGGTGHIETVEVVYDPLQTDFESLARLFFEIHDPTQTDRQGPDIGEQYRGAIFYLNDGQKNTAEKLIRLLRNKGLNVVTKLEAAPTFWKAEDYHQQYYDNNGKQPYCHAYTKRF
- a CDS encoding D-alanyl-D-alanine carboxypeptidase family protein translates to MRIRFSQRILFTAFALFLFAASQPALHAAPKKSAKPAAAPAVYKGAITINVQDGSVLFEDNADIINPPASITKLMTFLVVHDAIKAGQISLDTPVTVTAEDSRLGGTQVWLKEKEVFPVEELLYALMIHSANDCANALARATAGSRAAFVERMNIRARQLGMTNTTFVTPHGLPPASRKISEGDLSTPRDIALLSRHLIAHTDILKYTSVRLRKFGVNTRPQKSQTDMVNHNKLLGKVPGVDGLKTGFTNGAGFCLSATAERDGRRVIVVSMGTPNRVARDAKIAELIESAFAKLSEIPLSPVSAIAAPSPVAPTPEPQSAPAPAPVTEPAQPDDIPRIVFPRRAAPASRAKNNTRATITGSPHSAFRIPHSAFNYVYRRMCNQSPSR
- a CDS encoding pseudouridine synthase, with the translated sequence MRRRLDQILASLGYCSRSEARLFLKTHAVTLRDSDGVLRDTSAKVDPANVLVDGAPLDHPEGILVVLNKPTGLVCSHDPREGPNVYSLLPPRWRARNPQVTSVGRLDKDTSGLILLTDQTALVHRLTSPKHKVPKVYRATVANPVPPEAVGLFASGSLVLDGEKQPCLPAQLRILNPNTAELTLTEGRYHQVRRMLASQGSEVLALHREKFGPLDLDGIEPGAFRELPINFFD
- the obgE gene encoding GTPase ObgE translates to MFIDECVIKAQAGDGGRGCISFRREKYEPWGGPNGGDGGRGGDIVLLGDVNTNNLIDYKYKPHWKGERGEHGMGSDCNGREGRSAILKMPLGTVVINEETGKAVAEIVHEGERIVLCKGGNGGWGNTRFKSSTNRAPKRANPGAPGEGGTFRLVLKSIADIGLVGFPNAGKSSLTSKITKAHPKTAAYPFTTLHPQIGVIEYNDLKTQDRLLIADVPGLIEGASENRGLGHRFLRHIERCTLLMFLIDMAGTDARDPRDDYATLLKELKLYDPALAKKARIVVANKMDIPEAEKNLKKFKTRHKVDILKISCLTGDGLDKLKKELLKRVRKAKPSGK
- a CDS encoding pyridoxal phosphate-dependent aminotransferase, producing the protein MSTPTRPLSTWAQNIAPSPTLAVDAKAKAMIAAGEDVCGFAAGEPDFDTPEHIKEACIAALKSGKTKYAPTPGILPLREAIAADYAARAGLNFTPAQVVVSPGGKFSCYLAIMAVCSPGDEVILPAPYWVSYPEMIKLAGATPKIVLADDTTGFRLTAAQVEAAVTPKTKLIIINSPSNPTGAVYTRAEMEAIMAVALKHNLYVMSDEIYEHLIYDGAKHVSPATFSAEAAARTITVSGFSKTYSMTGWRLGTLVAPAPIAKAVAEIQSQTSSNATTFAQYGALAALTEKEKTKAAVEAMMAAFDRRRKYLHAEINKIPGISCLLAQGAFYLFPNISKFGLSSAEFCEKLLEQQKVAAVFGSAFGAEGYLRLSYATSDEMIKKGVERLAAFCANLKR
- a CDS encoding sulfatase translates to MSIPAASQPKNIVLMLVDDLGWGDTGPYGGRFAETPNFDRLAKEGMRFTNAYAPAPICSATRAAIMTGKSPARLNFEFVIQARGSKPPPGTVLRQPDFPRFLDPAETSMGDVMGAAGYVTGYFGKWHLSEHGVPGNERYLGYGSQGPDKQGFVHVNEERGSHPYSYPKGKKNRPGYGDFKEGEFAPDLLTDRMIDFLRAHRDEKFFLCLSHYYVHAPIHTRCEWLIKKYKAKAARMGLQMDKEHIEYAAFVETMDHLVGRVLDEMDSLGLAQNTLFVLMSDNGGDPRFADNGGLRGGKWTLYEGGTRVPLMARWPGIIDAGSVNDTPVIGTDFMATFCEALGVKKPASAVDSMSFLPLLTGKAKALPRDTLTWHFPFYHPRVTGTKPISSIRKGDLKLIYFYEDDRLELFDLKNDPLEKNDLSSLKTQIAANMKKTLLDTLNAQGARFPTKRE